In Gracilibacillus salitolerans, the sequence ACTTTTATCAAATTACTTTTTTCCCAGCCTCTTTCTGTCTTAAGAATAAATACATGTGAAACCAAATAGGATGTAATTCATTCTAAAAATATGTGTAAAAGTATTTGGTTAGATTGTTATTGGCGTAATTCCTCGTCATTCTCTAGCTTTTGAAGATTTCTTTTTTGATCACATTTCCAACAAAAAAGTTCACCTTCATGATGAACACCATCTAGAAAGCCATCTTCACAGTAAACCGTTTTATCACATTCTGTACAATGTCCTACTTTTTCATACACAAGGTAAAGCCTCCTTTTTATGAAAAAAGTTGTTAATTAAGGAAACGATCATTACTCAGTTACATTCTAAATTCCAAATGGCTACTAATATACTCTTTCACTATTTTTGTTTTACTTTTACTTCTACTTCTCCTTTTTCTGTTCCAATAATAACGGTGTCTACTAAGTTTGTAAAAAGCCCATTCTCAACAACACCCGGAATCATATTTATTCTAGTAGCTAAAATAGACGGCTCAGAAATGTTTTCAAAATGACAATCTACTATATAATTACCATTATCAGTAAGGTAAGGAATATTAGTTTCTGCTCTTCTCAAATTCGGACGGCATCCGAGTTGATCGAGCTGGTTGAAAGTGACTTGCCATGCATAAGGAACTATTTCTACTGGTAATGGGAATGCACCAAGGTTTTTAACGCATTTCTTTTCTCCTATTACAACAATAAAACGATTTGAACTAGTGGCTATCATTTTTTCCCGAAGTAGTGCACCCTTTGCTCCTTTAATTAAATCAAATTGGTCACTCACCTCATCAGCACCATCAATCATTAAATCAACGGTATCTATTTCTGAGACATCAACTAAAGGGATGTTCCGTTCATTTGCACGTTCTTCGGTAAACTTTGATGTAGCTACACCTTTTATATTTAAACCTTCTTTTGCTCTTTTCCCAAGTTCATTTAAGACAACGTTTACGGTTGAACCGGTTCCTAAACCAACTATCATACCATGTTGAATGTACTCAACTGCTTTCTCACCGGCCAATTGTTTCCCATGCATTACATATCACCCCTCTTTATCAGGTATGTATACATTTATTCCCCATACATTAATCCAGTAAACGTTTTCTTTCATAGGAACTAAAAGTGGAGAATTGATTAATTAAACAGACATATAATCTGTTTATTTATCTATATCATCTCATCACACTCCCACCAGAAATCTTTACTGATTCACCAACAATATTTTGTGCGGCATCTGTTAATACAAAGGCAATCGTATTTGCTACTTCTAATGCAGATATTAATCGCCCGGATGGTATACTGTTTTTCGCATTTTCTAACGTTTGTTCATAGGAAATGTCATTTCTCTCTGCTTTTTTCTTGAGGATGTTATGTGCCATATCAGTATCGACAAAACCGGGGCAGACTGCATTTACTCTTATATTGTGCTCGATCGCTTCCAATGCCATCGACTGTGTCCAACCAATCATAGCGAATTTGCTAGAAGCATAAGCACTATTTCCATATGTCCCTCTCAAGCCTGATAGTGACGCAACATTGACGATATTCCCTCTTTTCTCTGGAATCATTTTCTGATAAATTGTTTTCGTTAAACGAAAGGTTGAGAAATAATTGATATCCATTATTTGCTCAATTACGTCTGTTTCTAACTGTTCCACTGGTGCTCCTCCACTAACACCAGCTGAATTGACTAGATCTGAAATAAAACCTAGCTTTTCTTCAGCAGTCTTTATCAAATCGGATCGATCGGCTTCCTTGGTAATGTCTGCAGTAGCAACACAAATCTGGTCTGGTGTTGTATCTTGCATTAACTCTTTTTCAAGTAGATTCAGTTTATCCTGATTTCTACCCGTAATGGTCACCTTAGCCCCCATACTAACGATAACTTTTGCAGTCTCATAGCCTATTCCTCCAGTTGCTCCTGTAATCAG encodes:
- the rpiA gene encoding ribose-5-phosphate isomerase RpiA, giving the protein MHGKQLAGEKAVEYIQHGMIVGLGTGSTVNVVLNELGKRAKEGLNIKGVATSKFTEERANERNIPLVDVSEIDTVDLMIDGADEVSDQFDLIKGAKGALLREKMIATSSNRFIVVIGEKKCVKNLGAFPLPVEIVPYAWQVTFNQLDQLGCRPNLRRAETNIPYLTDNGNYIVDCHFENISEPSILATRINMIPGVVENGLFTNLVDTVIIGTEKGEVEVKVKQK
- a CDS encoding SDR family NAD(P)-dependent oxidoreductase yields the protein MAVFAKDALKERHILITGATGGIGYETAKVIVSMGAKVTITGRNQDKLNLLEKELMQDTTPDQICVATADITKEADRSDLIKTAEEKLGFISDLVNSAGVSGGAPVEQLETDVIEQIMDINYFSTFRLTKTIYQKMIPEKRGNIVNVASLSGLRGTYGNSAYASSKFAMIGWTQSMALEAIEHNIRVNAVCPGFVDTDMAHNILKKKAERNDISYEQTLENAKNSIPSGRLISALEVANTIAFVLTDAAQNIVGESVKISGGSVMR